The proteins below are encoded in one region of Coturnix japonica isolate 7356 chromosome 10, Coturnix japonica 2.1, whole genome shotgun sequence:
- the MAP2K1 gene encoding dual specificity mitogen-activated protein kinase kinase 1 isoform X2, with the protein MEPWQRHCFVTVKKQLQDCRRTNLEALQKKLEELELDEQQRKRLEAFLTQKQKVGELKDDDFEKISELGAGNGGVVFKVSHKPSGLIMARKLIHLEIKPAIRNQIIRELQVLHECNSPYIVGFYGAFYSDGEISICMEHMDGGSLDQVLKKAGRIPEQILGKVSIAVIKGLTYLREKHKIMHRDVKPSNILVNSRGEIKLCDFGVSGQLIDSMANSFVGTRSYMSPERLQGTHYSVQSDIWSMGLSLVEMAIGRYPIPPPDSKELELMFGCPVEGDSPVTETSPRQRTPGRPMSSYGPDSRPPMAIFELLDYIVNEPPPKLPNGVFGSEFQDFVNKCLIKNPAERADLKQLMIHAFIKRSEAEEVDFAGWLCSTIGLNQPSTPTHAAGV; encoded by the exons ATGGAACCCTGGCAAAGACATTGCTTTGTGACAGTGAAAAAACAGCTCCAAGACTGCAGAAG GACAAACTTGGAAGCGCTTCAGAAGAAGCTGGAAGAGCTCGAGTTGGATGAACAGCAACGGAAGCGCCTCGAAGCTTTCCTTACCCAGAAACAAAAAGTTGGGGAGCTGAAGGATGATGACTTCGAGAAGATCAgtgagctgggagcagggaaTGGTGGGGTGGTGTTCAAAGTATCTCACAAGCCTTCTGGCCTCATCATGGCAAGAAAG TTGATTCATCTAGAGATCAAGCCAGCTATTAGAAACCAGATCATTCGTGAGCTGCAGGTTCTACATGAGTGCAATTCACCATACATAGTGGGCTTTTATGGAGCTTTCTACAGCGATGGGGAAATCAGCATTTGCATGGAACACATG GATGGCGGCTCGTTGGATCAAGTGCTGAAAAAGGCTGGAAGGATTCCAGAGCAGATACTGGGCAAAGTCAGCATTGCA GTAATAAAAGGACTCACGTATCTGagagaaaagcataaaataatgCACAGAG atgttaAACCATCTAACATCTTGGTAAACTCTAGAGGTGAGATCAAGCTTTGTGATTTTGGTGTCAGTGGACAACTGATAGATTCTATGGCAAACTCGTTTGTGGGCACACGCTCCTACATGTCT CCGGAAAGACTGCAGGGAACTCATTATTCAGTGCAGTCGGATATATGGAGTATGGGGCTGTCTCTGGTAGAAATGGCCATTGGCAGATACCCGATTCCTCCTCCTGACTCTAAGGAGCTCGAGTTGATGTTTGGCTGCCCAGTAGAGGGAGATTCTCCAGTCACAGAGACCTCACCCAGGCAAAGAACACCTGGTCGACCAATGAGCT CCTATGGACCAGACAGCCGACCCCCAATGGCGATCTTTGAACTTCTGGATTACATCGTCAATGAG ccacCTCCAAAACTGCCCAATGGTGTTTTTGGCTCTGAATTCCAAGATTTTGTTAACAAATG TTTAATTAAGAATCCTGCTGAGAGAGCTGATTTGAAGCAGCTGATG ATTCATGCTTTCATTAAGAGATCTGAAGCAGAGGAGGTGGATTTTGCAGGATGGCTTTGCTCGACCATAGGCCTTAACCAGCCGAGTACGCCCACGCATGCTGCTGGAGTCTGA
- the MAP2K1 gene encoding dual specificity mitogen-activated protein kinase kinase 1 isoform X1, which produces MPKKKPGPIQLNPAPDGSAVNGTSSAETNLEALQKKLEELELDEQQRKRLEAFLTQKQKVGELKDDDFEKISELGAGNGGVVFKVSHKPSGLIMARKLIHLEIKPAIRNQIIRELQVLHECNSPYIVGFYGAFYSDGEISICMEHMDGGSLDQVLKKAGRIPEQILGKVSIAVIKGLTYLREKHKIMHRDVKPSNILVNSRGEIKLCDFGVSGQLIDSMANSFVGTRSYMSPERLQGTHYSVQSDIWSMGLSLVEMAIGRYPIPPPDSKELELMFGCPVEGDSPVTETSPRQRTPGRPMSSYGPDSRPPMAIFELLDYIVNEPPPKLPNGVFGSEFQDFVNKCLIKNPAERADLKQLMIHAFIKRSEAEEVDFAGWLCSTIGLNQPSTPTHAAGV; this is translated from the exons ATGCCCAAAAAGAAGCCGGGTCCGATCCAGCTGAACCCCGCTCCGGATGGATCCGCCGTCAACGGGaccagctctgcaga GACAAACTTGGAAGCGCTTCAGAAGAAGCTGGAAGAGCTCGAGTTGGATGAACAGCAACGGAAGCGCCTCGAAGCTTTCCTTACCCAGAAACAAAAAGTTGGGGAGCTGAAGGATGATGACTTCGAGAAGATCAgtgagctgggagcagggaaTGGTGGGGTGGTGTTCAAAGTATCTCACAAGCCTTCTGGCCTCATCATGGCAAGAAAG TTGATTCATCTAGAGATCAAGCCAGCTATTAGAAACCAGATCATTCGTGAGCTGCAGGTTCTACATGAGTGCAATTCACCATACATAGTGGGCTTTTATGGAGCTTTCTACAGCGATGGGGAAATCAGCATTTGCATGGAACACATG GATGGCGGCTCGTTGGATCAAGTGCTGAAAAAGGCTGGAAGGATTCCAGAGCAGATACTGGGCAAAGTCAGCATTGCA GTAATAAAAGGACTCACGTATCTGagagaaaagcataaaataatgCACAGAG atgttaAACCATCTAACATCTTGGTAAACTCTAGAGGTGAGATCAAGCTTTGTGATTTTGGTGTCAGTGGACAACTGATAGATTCTATGGCAAACTCGTTTGTGGGCACACGCTCCTACATGTCT CCGGAAAGACTGCAGGGAACTCATTATTCAGTGCAGTCGGATATATGGAGTATGGGGCTGTCTCTGGTAGAAATGGCCATTGGCAGATACCCGATTCCTCCTCCTGACTCTAAGGAGCTCGAGTTGATGTTTGGCTGCCCAGTAGAGGGAGATTCTCCAGTCACAGAGACCTCACCCAGGCAAAGAACACCTGGTCGACCAATGAGCT CCTATGGACCAGACAGCCGACCCCCAATGGCGATCTTTGAACTTCTGGATTACATCGTCAATGAG ccacCTCCAAAACTGCCCAATGGTGTTTTTGGCTCTGAATTCCAAGATTTTGTTAACAAATG TTTAATTAAGAATCCTGCTGAGAGAGCTGATTTGAAGCAGCTGATG ATTCATGCTTTCATTAAGAGATCTGAAGCAGAGGAGGTGGATTTTGCAGGATGGCTTTGCTCGACCATAGGCCTTAACCAGCCGAGTACGCCCACGCATGCTGCTGGAGTCTGA